The Herminiimonas arsenitoxidans genome window below encodes:
- a CDS encoding urease subunit gamma — MQLTPREKDKLLIFTAALLAERRMARGLKLNYPEAIALITAAIMEGARDGKTVAELMSDGAKILTRADVMEGVAEMIPDIQVEATFPDGSKLVTVHHPIP, encoded by the coding sequence ATGCAACTGACACCAAGAGAAAAAGACAAATTGCTGATCTTTACCGCCGCACTACTGGCGGAACGACGCATGGCACGCGGCCTGAAATTGAATTATCCGGAAGCGATTGCGCTGATTACGGCCGCCATCATGGAAGGCGCACGTGATGGCAAGACCGTGGCGGAATTGATGTCTGACGGTGCCAAGATACTGACGCGCGCCGATGTAATGGAAGGCGTGGCTGAAATGATTCCCGACATTCAGGTCGAAGCGACCTTCCCTGACGGCAGCAAGCTGGTGACCGTTCACCACCCTATTCCTTAA
- a CDS encoding urease accessory protein UreF has product MQAQALLHLLQLSSPSLPIGAYSYSQGLEAAIENGTVKDEASAKRWIVDVLHEVVARFEAPVLWRLLQAFSDRDAVAVSLWTERFIAARDTAEFRAETIQMGYSLGKLCSDLQLGDAELLALLQAQTEVPLPTALAYAAVTLKVPPEAALLGMLFSWAENQVLVCVKSVPLGQVAGQRLLLSLQAELEGAAQLAQQLPDEELSNWSPGLSLLSMQHEVQYSRLYRS; this is encoded by the coding sequence ATGCAAGCGCAAGCCCTGCTCCATCTCTTGCAACTGAGTAGCCCATCGCTGCCGATAGGCGCGTACAGCTATTCGCAAGGGTTGGAAGCGGCAATAGAAAACGGCACCGTCAAGGACGAAGCCAGCGCCAAACGCTGGATTGTCGATGTACTGCATGAAGTGGTCGCTCGTTTTGAGGCGCCTGTGCTGTGGCGTTTGCTGCAGGCGTTTTCAGATCGCGATGCAGTTGCTGTGAGCCTATGGACAGAACGCTTTATTGCCGCACGCGACACCGCAGAATTTCGTGCCGAAACCATACAGATGGGCTACTCACTAGGAAAACTGTGCAGCGACCTGCAACTAGGCGATGCCGAATTGCTGGCGCTGCTACAAGCGCAAACCGAGGTGCCATTGCCAACTGCATTGGCTTATGCGGCAGTTACCTTGAAGGTGCCGCCTGAAGCTGCCTTGCTCGGCATGCTGTTTTCCTGGGCCGAGAATCAAGTACTGGTATGCGTCAAATCTGTACCGCTAGGACAAGTTGCCGGACAACGCTTGCTCTTGTCACTACAAGCAGAACTGGAAGGTGCTGCGCAACTGGCACAGCAATTACCAGATGAAGAATTATCGAATTGGTCACCCGGATTATCGCTGCTGTCTATGCAACATGAAGTGCAATACAGTCGTCTGTATCGTTCCTAA
- the ureG gene encoding urease accessory protein UreG, translating to MSNSSTSNPLRVGIGGPVGSGKTALCEMLCKRMRDRYDMAVITNDIYTKEDMEILLRADALPAERLMGVETGGCPHTAIREDASINLEAIARMSADFPDLDLILVESGGDNLAATFSPELSDLTIYVIDVAGGEKIPRKGGPGITRSDLLIINKTDLAPYVGANLDIMAQDAKRMRGDRPFVFTNLRSGDGVETVIEYIRKQGLLDEKQKV from the coding sequence ATGAGCAACTCCTCCACATCCAATCCATTACGTGTCGGCATCGGCGGCCCGGTTGGCTCCGGCAAGACCGCGCTGTGCGAAATGCTGTGCAAGCGCATGCGTGACCGTTACGACATGGCCGTCATCACCAATGACATCTACACCAAGGAAGACATGGAAATCCTGCTGCGCGCCGATGCGCTGCCGGCAGAACGTCTGATGGGCGTAGAAACCGGCGGCTGCCCGCACACTGCGATCCGTGAAGATGCCTCGATCAATCTGGAAGCGATTGCACGCATGAGCGCCGACTTCCCTGATCTCGATTTGATCCTGGTGGAATCCGGTGGCGATAATCTGGCAGCAACCTTCAGTCCAGAATTATCCGATTTGACGATCTACGTAATCGACGTTGCCGGCGGCGAAAAAATCCCGCGCAAAGGCGGCCCCGGCATCACGCGTTCCGATTTACTGATCATCAACAAGACTGACCTCGCACCCTACGTCGGCGCCAATCTGGACATCATGGCGCAGGATGCAAAACGGATGCGCGGCGACCGTCCTTTCGTCTTCACCAATTTGCGTAGTGGCGACGGTGTGGAAACAGTCATCGAATACATACGCAAGCAAGGCTTGCTGGATGAGAAGCAGAAAGTTTGA
- a CDS encoding HupE/UreJ family protein — translation MFRISNKTAARAATFAITLLAVGSALAHPDHPEAMMSSTMSFSSGFSHPFSGIDHLLAMLAVGLWAAQNKRSALWVLPLAFPLMMVAGALLAIGGVQIPAIETGIAASVAVLGLLIAFAIKMPLWASTVIVSVFALFHGYAHGTELPHGSSAALYGAGFILATAILHATGLLIGLFAGKQMADKVVRIGGVGIAAVGTYLLTAA, via the coding sequence ATGTTCCGCATCTCTAACAAAACCGCTGCACGTGCAGCCACGTTTGCCATCACCTTGCTCGCCGTCGGCAGCGCACTGGCCCATCCAGATCATCCTGAAGCGATGATGAGCAGCACCATGAGCTTTAGCTCGGGCTTCTCGCATCCGTTCTCCGGCATCGATCATTTGCTGGCGATGCTGGCGGTTGGTTTGTGGGCTGCTCAAAACAAGCGTTCCGCCTTGTGGGTATTGCCGCTGGCATTTCCCTTGATGATGGTAGCTGGTGCCTTGCTGGCAATCGGCGGCGTGCAAATTCCTGCGATTGAAACCGGCATTGCCGCTTCCGTTGCCGTACTCGGTCTGTTGATTGCGTTCGCGATCAAGATGCCGCTGTGGGCCAGCACTGTAATCGTTTCCGTGTTCGCACTGTTTCACGGTTATGCGCATGGTACGGAGTTGCCGCATGGTTCGTCGGCTGCACTGTACGGCGCTGGCTTTATACTCGCCACCGCAATATTGCACGCAACTGGTTTGCTGATCGGTTTGTTTGCCGGCAAGCAAATGGCGGACAAGGTTGTGCGTATCGGTGGTGTTGGGATTGCTGCAGTCGGGACTTACCTACTGACCGCGGCTTGA
- the ureE gene encoding urease accessory protein UreE yields MLTLNTKIDQAERIDGELILPYDQREKSRLRATMSSGEEVAVFTVRGTILRDGDILRGDDGRVVKITAAKEPTYRVEGQTPHHLLRCAFHLGNRHTQAQIGNENGNGFLRIRKDAVLKEMLEGLGAKVQEELAAFEPESGAYGGGHHHHGDDGHHPLAPIPLRQKIHRPSDKSE; encoded by the coding sequence ATGCTGACCCTAAACACCAAAATAGACCAAGCCGAACGCATAGATGGCGAGCTGATACTGCCCTACGACCAGCGCGAAAAAAGTCGCTTGCGCGCCACCATGAGCTCCGGCGAAGAAGTTGCTGTTTTCACCGTACGCGGCACCATCCTGCGCGACGGCGATATTCTGCGCGGCGACGATGGCCGTGTCGTGAAAATCACTGCTGCCAAAGAACCGACGTATCGTGTCGAAGGCCAGACGCCACACCATCTATTGCGTTGCGCCTTCCATCTCGGCAATCGCCATACGCAAGCACAAATCGGCAATGAAAACGGCAACGGCTTTTTGCGCATACGCAAAGACGCTGTCTTGAAGGAAATGCTGGAAGGCCTGGGCGCGAAAGTGCAGGAAGAACTGGCAGCCTTCGAACCGGAATCCGGCGCCTACGGCGGCGGTCATCACCATCACGGCGACGATGGCCATCATCCACTGGCGCCGATTCCTCTGCGCCAAAAGATACATCGTCCCAGCGACAAATCGGAATAA
- a CDS encoding urease subunit beta produces MIPGEMLVEPGDIELNVGRATATVRVANSGDRPIQVGSHFHFYETNPALQFEREIAYGMRLNITAGTAVRFEPGQQRTVELVALAGDRKVYGFNAKVMGTLDKKESK; encoded by the coding sequence ATGATCCCAGGAGAAATGCTGGTTGAACCCGGCGATATCGAACTCAATGTCGGGCGTGCTACTGCCACCGTCCGCGTTGCCAACAGCGGCGACCGTCCTATCCAGGTCGGTTCGCATTTTCACTTTTACGAAACCAATCCCGCATTGCAATTCGAGCGCGAAATCGCTTACGGCATGCGCCTGAATATCACAGCTGGCACGGCAGTCCGTTTCGAGCCCGGTCAGCAACGCACGGTAGAACTGGTTGCACTTGCCGGTGACCGCAAGGTTTACGGCTTCAATGCCAAAGTCATGGGCACGCTGGACAAGAAGGAAAGCAAATAA
- the ureC gene encoding urease subunit alpha, with product MSKISRQAYAEIFGPTTGDRLRLADTELFIEVEKDFTTYGEEVKFGGGKVIRDGMGQSQRNYKDVMDTVITNALIVDHWGIVKADIGLKGGKIAGIGKAGNPDIQPDVTMAIGGATEIIAGEGMIVTAGGIDSHIHFICPQQIEEALMSGVTTMLGGGTGPAVGTAATTCTPGPWHIHSMLSAADAFPMNLGFLGKGNVSLPTPLEEQVHAGAIGLKLHEDWGSTPAAIDNCLSVADRLDVQVAIHSDTLNEGGFLEHTLAAFKDRTIHTFHTEGAGGGHAPDIIAAVGQDNVLPSSTNPTRPFTINTLDEHLDMLMVCHHLDSAIAEDVAFAESRIRRETIAAEDILHDIGAISMMSSDSQAMGRVGEVIMRTWQTAHKMKVQRGSLSEDPSRNDNFRVKRYIAKYTINPAITHGISHVVGSLEVGKVADIVLWKPAFFGVKPSMILKSGMIAAAQMGDPNASIPTPQPVHYRMMFGAYGGGLKTSMTFVSQSAFDAGIGDMLKLNKPVVAVKNMRNLRKRDMIHNGATPKMEVDPETYEVRADGELLICEPAKILPLAQRYFLF from the coding sequence ATGAGCAAGATATCGCGTCAGGCTTACGCTGAAATATTCGGACCGACTACAGGCGATCGTCTGCGTCTGGCAGATACCGAATTGTTCATCGAAGTCGAGAAAGATTTCACCACCTATGGTGAAGAAGTAAAGTTCGGCGGTGGCAAGGTAATCCGTGACGGCATGGGCCAATCGCAGCGCAACTATAAAGACGTGATGGATACCGTCATCACCAATGCCTTGATCGTCGATCATTGGGGCATCGTCAAGGCCGACATCGGCCTCAAGGGTGGCAAGATCGCCGGCATCGGCAAAGCCGGCAATCCCGATATACAGCCGGATGTCACGATGGCCATCGGCGGTGCAACCGAGATCATCGCCGGTGAAGGCATGATCGTCACTGCTGGCGGCATCGATTCGCATATCCATTTCATCTGCCCGCAGCAAATCGAAGAAGCGCTGATGAGCGGCGTTACCACCATGTTGGGTGGCGGCACCGGCCCTGCAGTCGGCACCGCGGCAACGACTTGTACACCAGGACCATGGCACATTCATTCAATGCTCTCGGCAGCGGATGCCTTCCCTATGAATCTGGGCTTTCTGGGCAAGGGCAATGTCAGTTTGCCGACGCCGCTGGAAGAACAGGTACATGCTGGTGCCATCGGTCTCAAGTTGCATGAAGACTGGGGTTCGACGCCAGCCGCTATCGACAATTGCCTATCAGTGGCCGATCGTCTCGATGTGCAGGTTGCCATCCATAGCGACACGCTGAACGAAGGTGGCTTCCTCGAACACACACTGGCAGCATTCAAGGACCGCACCATCCATACCTTCCATACCGAAGGAGCAGGCGGCGGGCATGCGCCAGACATCATCGCGGCCGTCGGCCAGGACAATGTCTTGCCGTCTTCGACCAACCCGACTCGTCCTTTCACCATCAACACGCTGGATGAACATCTGGACATGTTGATGGTCTGCCACCATCTCGATTCGGCGATTGCAGAAGACGTTGCCTTTGCAGAATCGCGGATACGACGCGAAACGATCGCTGCCGAAGACATCCTGCATGACATAGGTGCAATCTCGATGATGTCATCCGATTCGCAGGCAATGGGACGTGTAGGTGAAGTCATCATGCGCACCTGGCAAACTGCACACAAGATGAAGGTGCAGCGTGGCTCGCTGTCGGAAGATCCATCGCGCAACGACAATTTCCGCGTCAAGCGCTATATCGCCAAGTACACGATCAATCCGGCGATCACGCACGGCATTTCGCACGTGGTCGGTTCGTTGGAAGTCGGTAAAGTCGCCGACATCGTGTTGTGGAAGCCAGCCTTTTTCGGCGTCAAACCATCGATGATTTTGAAAAGCGGCATGATCGCAGCAGCGCAGATGGGCGATCCGAATGCATCTATCCCGACACCGCAACCTGTGCATTACCGCATGATGTTCGGCGCTTACGGCGGCGGCTTGAAAACGTCGATGACCTTTGTCTCGCAATCAGCCTTTGATGCTGGCATCGGCGACATGCTGAAGCTGAACAAACCTGTGGTTGCAGTCAAGAATATGCGCAATCTGCGCAAGCGCGACATGATCCACAACGGTGCTACGCCGAAGATGGAAGTCGATCCAGAAACCTATGAAGTGCGCGCCGATGGCGAGTTGCTGATATGTGAACCGGCCAAGATTTTGCCGCTGGCACAACGTTACTTTTTATTTTAA
- the kdpE gene encoding two-component system response regulator KdpE has protein sequence MSESAPIALLVEDEPQIRRFVRAAMEEEGWQVFETETIKRGLIDAGTRKPNLIILDLGLPDGDGIDFILDIRKWSPVPIIVLSARTSETDKIKALDAGADDYLVKPFGVGELLARVRSTVRRHRRLDTDVQGAIQFGDVKVDLNARLVTKANQMVHLTPTEYRLLTVLVANAGRVVTNPQLLREVWGPSHSESGHYLRIYMGHLRQKLEDDPAQPRYLLTETAVGYRLLLPI, from the coding sequence ATGAGCGAATCCGCACCAATAGCATTGCTGGTTGAAGATGAGCCACAGATCCGGCGCTTCGTACGCGCCGCGATGGAAGAAGAGGGCTGGCAAGTTTTTGAGACCGAGACAATCAAGCGTGGCTTGATTGACGCCGGTACGCGTAAGCCGAATCTGATCATTCTCGATCTCGGCCTGCCGGATGGCGATGGCATAGACTTCATACTGGATATCCGCAAATGGTCACCAGTGCCGATTATCGTGCTCTCGGCGCGTACCAGTGAAACCGACAAGATCAAGGCACTCGATGCAGGCGCTGACGATTACCTGGTCAAGCCTTTTGGCGTAGGGGAATTGCTGGCGCGCGTACGTTCGACGGTTAGACGGCATCGTCGTTTGGATACCGACGTACAAGGAGCGATACAGTTTGGTGACGTCAAGGTAGACCTGAACGCAAGGCTGGTAACCAAGGCCAATCAGATGGTGCATCTGACACCAACTGAATATCGTCTGCTGACTGTACTGGTCGCGAACGCGGGACGCGTCGTGACGAATCCGCAATTGCTGCGCGAAGTGTGGGGGCCATCGCATTCAGAAAGCGGCCATTACCTACGCATCTATATGGGACATTTACGGCAGAAGCTGGAAGATGATCCTGCCCAGCCACGCTATTTGTTAACCGAAACTGCGGTTGGCTATCGCTTGCTGCTGCCTATCTAA
- a CDS encoding urease accessory protein UreD, translating to MKRINDPVTPADTSNAHPASARHNQARLSLGFTDDAGTTRMTERSHYGPLRVQKPLYPEHPAVCHAIIVHPPGGIVGGDQLTINARVGDCAHALLTTPGAGKWYRSNGHLSQQQVTLEVGTQAKLEWLPQETIFFNDADVRLEHNVSLAADALYIGGEILCFGRTASGESFDNGRIAQRTSIRRDGKLLWFEQGALQAKSTSMTSPLSLAGYTVCATLIAVGKTMNGAFLNALREESAEIAQDGRSGATQIKQVLVARYLGHSSETARLWMTRAWQRIRPELMQRDAVVPRIWNT from the coding sequence ATGAAACGCATCAATGATCCAGTCACTCCCGCTGATACGAGCAACGCGCATCCTGCGTCTGCTCGTCACAATCAGGCGCGGCTGTCACTCGGATTTACCGACGATGCAGGTACCACACGCATGACCGAACGCAGTCACTACGGCCCTTTGCGTGTGCAAAAACCGCTGTATCCGGAACACCCTGCCGTTTGTCACGCCATTATCGTGCATCCGCCCGGCGGCATCGTCGGTGGCGATCAATTAACGATCAACGCCCGTGTCGGCGACTGCGCGCATGCGCTGCTGACGACACCCGGTGCAGGCAAGTGGTATCGCTCCAACGGCCATCTGTCACAACAGCAAGTCACACTGGAAGTCGGCACGCAGGCAAAGTTGGAGTGGCTACCGCAAGAAACCATTTTCTTCAACGATGCCGACGTCAGGCTGGAACACAATGTATCCCTGGCTGCCGACGCACTGTACATAGGCGGTGAAATTCTCTGCTTTGGCCGCACAGCCTCGGGCGAATCCTTCGACAACGGCCGCATCGCGCAACGCACCAGCATACGGCGCGATGGCAAATTACTGTGGTTTGAACAAGGCGCTCTGCAGGCCAAGAGCACATCGATGACCAGCCCTTTATCACTAGCCGGCTATACCGTCTGTGCCACCTTGATTGCCGTCGGAAAAACCATGAATGGCGCTTTCCTCAATGCACTGCGAGAAGAATCAGCCGAGATTGCGCAAGACGGCCGCAGCGGCGCGACACAAATCAAACAGGTACTGGTAGCGCGCTACCTCGGTCACTCCAGTGAAACGGCCAGACTGTGGATGACGCGTGCATGGCAACGTATACGTCCTGAATTAATGCAACGCGATGCGGTAGTACCGCGCATCTGGAACACCTAA